One segment of Synergistaceae bacterium DNA contains the following:
- the rlmD gene encoding 23S rRNA (uracil(1939)-C(5))-methyltransferase RlmD, with the protein MPGNSISARISSGKERTIITNNHSRDNGEILTLTVSGINSSGDGISRTESGVVFVHEALPGEKVRGKIVARKKDFAVADTVSVIEASAGRVIPRCKYYGRCGGCQLQHADYGLQLQLKAGIVRDAMTRIGGFSPEIFAGLKCEPSPEIWHYRNKAAFPVQDSNDSNGRIITGFYRAGTHRLELIRNCPVNAKRISEIYSRILDGLTQNHYPFDGYNESNHTGKLRHIIARTGINTGESLLSFVINGKMSAKSVKALASLGNLARPDTLTVNHNSKPGNVILGNYTETLTGSGVISERLGKFLLTFGTGSFFQVNTGQAEKLFTYAANMAEGSRNILELYSGAGALTCFLAGNAENVASVEEYKPAVKMAVKNLEANNFRNVRTFCGRSEDVIADMRDSYDAVVLDPPRDGCDRAVIEAVNDFGVKRVVYVSCNPATLARDCKILAGHGYELESVRAFDMFPQTAHVETVAVMVK; encoded by the coding sequence TTGCCCGGAAATTCTATCTCGGCGAGAATTTCGAGTGGGAAGGAGCGCACCATCATCACGAACAATCACAGCAGGGATAACGGCGAAATTCTGACTCTCACAGTCTCAGGCATAAACAGCAGCGGGGACGGAATATCACGGACAGAGTCGGGAGTCGTTTTTGTTCACGAAGCTTTGCCGGGTGAGAAAGTCAGGGGGAAAATTGTTGCGCGTAAGAAAGATTTTGCGGTCGCTGATACAGTGTCGGTGATTGAGGCTTCAGCCGGGCGCGTGATTCCCCGGTGCAAATATTACGGGCGCTGCGGGGGATGTCAGTTACAGCACGCGGATTACGGATTACAGTTACAGCTTAAAGCCGGAATAGTCCGGGACGCAATGACACGCATAGGCGGATTCAGCCCGGAGATTTTCGCCGGACTCAAGTGCGAGCCGTCCCCGGAAATTTGGCACTACAGGAACAAGGCCGCTTTCCCCGTCCAAGACTCGAACGACTCGAACGGCAGAATCATCACGGGATTTTACCGCGCCGGGACTCACCGTCTCGAACTCATCAGAAATTGCCCCGTCAACGCAAAGAGGATCAGCGAAATTTACAGCCGGATTCTTGACGGCCTCACACAGAATCATTATCCCTTTGACGGCTATAACGAATCTAATCACACGGGAAAATTGCGCCACATTATCGCACGGACTGGAATCAACACGGGCGAGTCTCTCTTGTCGTTCGTAATAAACGGGAAAATGTCAGCAAAAAGCGTGAAGGCTCTCGCGTCATTGGGAAATCTTGCCCGGCCCGACACGCTCACCGTCAACCACAACTCAAAGCCGGGTAATGTCATTCTCGGAAATTACACGGAGACATTGACGGGAAGCGGCGTAATCTCTGAGCGTCTCGGAAAATTTCTGCTTACGTTCGGTACAGGCTCATTCTTTCAGGTCAACACTGGGCAGGCGGAAAAATTGTTCACGTACGCGGCGAATATGGCGGAAGGCTCGCGGAATATTCTTGAGCTATACAGCGGTGCGGGTGCTTTGACGTGCTTTCTTGCGGGGAACGCGGAGAATGTCGCAAGTGTTGAGGAATACAAACCTGCGGTGAAAATGGCCGTGAAAAATCTTGAGGCCAACAATTTCAGGAATGTCCGTACATTTTGCGGGCGGTCTGAGGATGTTATCGCTGACATGAGAGACTCATATGATGCTGTCGTTCTTGACCCTCCCCGCGATGGGTGCGACAGGGCGGTGATTGAGGCTGTAAATGATTTCGGCGTGAAGAGAGTCGTTTACGTCTCGTGCAATCCTGCGACGCTGGCGAGGGACTGCAAGATTCTGGCGGGTCATGGCTATGAGCTTGAGAGCGTGAGAGCGTTTGACATGTTTCCGCAGACGGCACATGTTGAAACGGTTGCTGTGATGGTGAAATGA
- the fumC gene encoding class II fumarate hydratase, producing MDYRKERDSMGEILVPSKAYWAAQTQRSLENFTQSAEKMPMPIIHALAIIKKASAIANAKSSRLDTKRRDLITAVCDEILSGKLDSHFPLTVWQTGSGTQTNMNVNEVIANRGNELAGEKLLHPNDHVNMSQSSNDTFPAAMNISAVTEITGHLFPALDEGIRVLQRLTDENMNVIKTGRTHLQDAVPITFGQEISAWLEMISQGKESITQAMTTLYPLALGGTAVGTGLNAPKGFAEESAHEISQLTGLPFVTSHNKFHALTSKAAFAYVHGALKALASDMMKIANDIRWLSSGPRCGLGEIFIPENEPGSSIMPGKVNPTQCESLTMAAVQVMGNDSAIGFAASQGNFQLNVFMPVIAYNFLQSVNILAEVFTFFTRKCLAGIRPNIDRMQENVEKSLMLVTALNPHTGYDKAALIAKNAHEKNITLKESAVSLGILTAEEYDSYINPRDMV from the coding sequence ATGGACTACAGGAAAGAGCGCGACTCAATGGGAGAAATTTTAGTGCCGTCAAAAGCCTACTGGGCCGCGCAGACTCAAAGAAGCCTCGAAAATTTCACACAGTCAGCCGAAAAAATGCCCATGCCGATAATACACGCCCTCGCAATAATCAAGAAAGCCTCAGCAATCGCAAACGCAAAATCTTCACGCCTCGACACAAAACGCAGGGACTTAATCACAGCCGTATGCGATGAGATTTTATCGGGAAAACTGGACTCACATTTCCCCCTCACGGTGTGGCAGACAGGCTCAGGCACTCAGACTAATATGAACGTCAACGAGGTAATCGCCAACCGGGGCAACGAATTAGCCGGGGAAAAATTATTGCACCCGAATGATCACGTCAACATGTCGCAAAGCTCAAATGACACTTTCCCCGCGGCCATGAATATATCAGCCGTAACAGAAATCACCGGGCATTTGTTCCCCGCTCTTGACGAGGGAATAAGAGTCCTTCAGCGATTAACAGACGAAAATATGAACGTCATCAAGACGGGGCGAACTCACCTTCAGGACGCTGTTCCGATAACGTTCGGGCAGGAGATTTCCGCGTGGCTCGAAATGATTTCGCAGGGAAAAGAATCTATCACGCAGGCCATGACTACACTATATCCGCTTGCGCTCGGAGGGACGGCGGTCGGCACAGGGCTGAACGCTCCGAAAGGATTCGCGGAGGAGTCAGCGCACGAAATATCACAGCTAACCGGGCTTCCGTTTGTTACGAGTCATAACAAGTTTCACGCGCTAACGTCAAAGGCGGCATTCGCTTACGTCCACGGAGCATTGAAGGCTCTCGCGTCTGACATGATGAAGATCGCTAACGATATACGCTGGCTTTCGTCCGGCCCCCGCTGCGGACTGGGAGAAATATTTATCCCTGAGAATGAGCCGGGAAGCTCCATAATGCCGGGCAAAGTCAACCCGACACAGTGCGAGTCGCTCACAATGGCGGCGGTTCAGGTCATGGGAAATGATTCGGCAATAGGATTCGCGGCCTCGCAGGGAAATTTTCAGCTCAATGTCTTCATGCCGGTGATAGCGTATAACTTTTTGCAGTCGGTAAATATTCTTGCGGAAGTGTTCACGTTCTTCACGCGCAAATGCCTAGCCGGAATCCGCCCGAACATAGACAGAATGCAGGAGAATGTAGAGAAGTCATTGATGCTTGTTACGGCTCTGAATCCTCACACGGGGTACGACAAAGCCGCGCTAATCGCAAAGAATGCCCACGAGAAAAATATCACGCTCAAAGAGTCGGCGGTCTCTCTTGGGATTCTCACGGCGGAAGAATACGACAGCTACATTAATCCGCGGGATATGGTATAG
- a CDS encoding 2-hydroxyacyl-CoA dehydratase — MMDYRAMWESLGMDVKTHDLLCEALPGMFGSVYLSQKNRPEGMDYFYSVVAAIHGLRPAELVEHKKNGGKVVGIFCIHVPDEIPIAAGAIATGLCSGSQFWVPGGEKKLPVATCPLIKASLGARFDRTCPFFRLADMFVGENTCDGKKKAWEILAEDAPVHVMDIPQMKRPEDYAHWENELKGYLKKCEELTGNKVTPAKLREAIILVNKKRKALQRLANFRKLDNIPITGKDVLLVTQIAFYDDPARITEQINKLCDEMEDRAKNNVSAFPKGTKRILLTGTPLSIPNWKLHHIIETSGGAVVCEEMCTGIRYYEKCTDESGSTIDEMIHNLAQRYMGGIHCACFTPNSERIDDIKRLVKEYKADGVIDLNLKFCNIYDIEGFFVERELKKEGIPVLGIETDYTDQDTEQLRTRVGAFIEMLGN; from the coding sequence ATCATGGATTACCGCGCTATGTGGGAGTCTCTTGGGATGGACGTAAAGACTCACGATTTACTGTGCGAGGCTCTGCCGGGAATGTTCGGGAGCGTCTATCTTTCGCAGAAAAACAGGCCGGAGGGAATGGACTACTTTTATTCCGTTGTGGCAGCGATTCACGGACTCCGCCCGGCTGAGTTAGTCGAACACAAAAAGAACGGCGGAAAAGTTGTAGGGATATTCTGCATTCACGTCCCTGACGAAATTCCGATAGCGGCGGGGGCAATCGCTACGGGACTTTGCTCCGGCTCTCAGTTCTGGGTTCCCGGCGGCGAAAAGAAGCTCCCTGTCGCAACATGCCCGCTCATAAAGGCCAGCTTAGGCGCAAGATTTGACCGTACATGTCCATTCTTCAGGCTCGCTGATATGTTCGTGGGTGAGAATACTTGCGACGGCAAAAAGAAAGCCTGGGAGATTCTCGCGGAGGATGCGCCCGTTCACGTCATGGACATTCCGCAGATGAAACGCCCGGAGGATTACGCGCACTGGGAGAACGAATTGAAGGGCTACCTCAAGAAATGCGAGGAGCTTACCGGGAACAAGGTTACACCCGCAAAACTGCGTGAGGCAATTATCCTCGTCAACAAAAAACGCAAAGCCCTTCAGAGGCTCGCAAATTTCCGAAAGCTCGACAACATTCCGATTACCGGGAAAGATGTACTTCTTGTTACGCAGATTGCATTTTATGATGACCCGGCACGAATCACGGAGCAAATCAACAAATTGTGCGATGAGATGGAAGACCGTGCAAAGAATAATGTCTCAGCGTTCCCGAAAGGCACAAAGAGAATCCTGCTTACGGGGACTCCGCTGTCGATTCCGAACTGGAAACTTCATCACATAATCGAGACTTCCGGCGGTGCTGTCGTCTGTGAGGAAATGTGCACGGGAATACGGTACTACGAGAAATGCACGGACGAGTCCGGCTCAACAATCGATGAGATGATTCACAACCTCGCACAAAGATACATGGGCGGGATTCACTGCGCGTGCTTCACCCCGAACAGCGAAAGAATCGACGACATTAAACGCCTCGTGAAGGAATACAAAGCTGACGGCGTTATAGATCTCAATCTCAAATTCTGCAACATCTATGACATTGAGGGCTTCTTTGTCGAGCGCGAACTCAAGAAAGAGGGGATTCCCGTTCTCGGAATTGAGACCGATTACACCGACCAGGATACAGAGCAGTTACGGACAAGAGTCGGAGCGTTCATTGAAATGTTAGGGAACTGA
- the citC gene encoding [citrate (pro-3S)-lyase] ligase, producing the protein MSEYEVSKVYPSDKRGNLQVERLLQDEGIRRDRNLDYTCAVYDDDYNIIATGSCFGNTLRCMAVSHLHQGEGLMNQVVSHLVQYEYQRGINHLFLYTKCDSAKFFGDLGFYEIVRIAGQVVFMENRKNGFSDYLSALSQTKRDGKNVAALVLNANPFTLGHQFLAEKAAGENDILHVFIVSEDASLVPFDVRKRLVMAGTSHLRNIVYHDTGPYIISAATFPSYFQRDDEAVIESHANLDLEIFVRIAKSLGITARYVGEEPKSLVTGIYNRIMSEKLPEHGIKCVIVPRKTESGRVISASDVRQAIKEGRLDEIRGLVPESTYEYFAGAEGEKVTARIRGADNVIHY; encoded by the coding sequence ATGTCAGAGTATGAGGTCTCGAAAGTATATCCGTCCGACAAGCGGGGAAATTTGCAGGTTGAGCGGCTATTACAGGATGAGGGGATAAGGCGCGACAGGAATCTTGATTACACGTGCGCGGTGTATGATGACGACTATAACATTATCGCTACGGGAAGCTGTTTCGGCAACACACTGCGCTGTATGGCCGTGAGTCATCTGCATCAGGGCGAGGGGCTAATGAATCAGGTTGTGAGTCATCTAGTGCAGTACGAATATCAGCGGGGGATTAATCATTTGTTCCTGTACACAAAGTGCGACTCGGCCAAATTTTTCGGGGACTTAGGATTCTATGAGATTGTGAGAATCGCCGGGCAGGTTGTCTTCATGGAGAACAGAAAAAACGGCTTCAGCGATTACTTGTCGGCATTGTCGCAAACAAAGCGGGACGGGAAAAATGTTGCTGCCCTTGTCCTTAACGCCAACCCTTTCACGCTCGGCCATCAGTTTTTGGCTGAGAAGGCAGCGGGCGAGAATGACATTCTTCACGTGTTCATAGTGAGCGAGGATGCGTCCCTAGTTCCGTTTGACGTTAGGAAGCGGCTTGTCATGGCCGGGACATCACATCTGCGGAACATCGTGTATCACGACACAGGGCCGTACATCATCAGTGCCGCGACATTTCCCAGCTATTTCCAGAGAGATGACGAGGCTGTTATAGAGAGCCACGCGAATTTAGACCTCGAAATTTTCGTGAGGATCGCAAAATCTCTTGGGATTACTGCGCGTTATGTCGGTGAGGAGCCGAAAAGCCTTGTTACGGGAATCTACAACCGCATAATGTCGGAGAAACTCCCGGAGCACGGAATAAAGTGCGTGATTGTCCCGCGAAAAACAGAGAGCGGAAGAGTCATAAGTGCCTCAGACGTAAGGCAGGCCATAAAGGAAGGAAGGCTTGACGAGATACGCGGGCTTGTGCCTGAGTCAACGTATGAATATTTTGCGGGGGCTGAAGGCGAAAAGGTAACAGCAAGAATCCGGGGGGCCGACAATGTGATTCACTACTGA
- a CDS encoding DUF4268 domain-containing protein, translated as MVTLGTLQEIDDINTVWREGSDDFSEWLAQDANIDILAQAIGLQMSAEESHSPGCVAASESGTGRRIIITGDFSRTGESRLGRLITLAAMYSSDILIWIVRHASPEHKAAAEWLNSRTDGNTGIFLCELRLFRIGDSVPGVKFEVISRPDMSAQNTRENSGEAADIDALRFDYWNAFQDYAFDGGSNPKFAASYRRWQTSSNYGVVFGTGRPGVSIIIAKNRDDIEAGLNISDDRELFSHLSERRDDIESESGMIFDWLELPGGKGYRIRARKSPASLTDKSSWPDQFEWIMSSVLNIRAVFGKYVKEYKE; from the coding sequence TTGGTTACGCTCGGAACACTTCAGGAGATTGACGACATCAATACAGTGTGGCGTGAAGGCTCTGATGATTTCTCCGAATGGCTCGCGCAGGACGCTAATATTGACATCCTCGCACAGGCCATCGGACTCCAAATGTCAGCGGAGGAATCTCATTCACCCGGCTGTGTCGCGGCCTCCGAATCAGGCACAGGCAGACGGATAATCATCACCGGCGATTTCTCCCGGACAGGCGAATCACGACTCGGACGGCTCATCACTCTTGCGGCCATGTACAGCTCCGACATACTCATATGGATTGTGAGACACGCAAGCCCGGAGCATAAAGCCGCGGCAGAATGGCTCAATTCCCGGACGGACGGCAATACGGGTATATTTCTCTGCGAGTTGAGATTATTCCGCATAGGCGACTCAGTACCCGGCGTGAAATTCGAGGTCATATCGCGCCCGGACATGTCCGCCCAGAATACCCGCGAAAATTCCGGGGAAGCCGCTGACATTGACGCGCTAAGGTTCGATTACTGGAACGCATTTCAGGATTACGCCTTTGACGGGGGAAGCAACCCGAAATTCGCCGCAAGCTACAGACGCTGGCAGACATCCTCAAATTACGGCGTTGTTTTCGGGACAGGCCGCCCCGGTGTTAGCATAATCATCGCAAAGAACAGGGACGACATTGAAGCCGGACTCAACATTTCAGACGACAGGGAATTATTTTCGCACCTGTCAGAAAGAAGAGACGACATAGAGTCCGAGTCGGGAATGATATTCGACTGGCTTGAGCTTCCCGGCGGAAAGGGATACAGAATCCGCGCAAGGAAATCACCCGCAAGCCTCACCGACAAATCATCATGGCCGGATCAGTTCGAGTGGATTATGTCATCAGTCCTGAATATTCGCGCCGTGTTCGGAAAATACGTAAAGGAGTATAAAGAATGA
- a CDS encoding aminopeptidase P family protein: MNTEIITQRVEKLRALMSEKGLDVFALVVDERANSESCHYISGFRGSSAGLIITMNDSTLITDGRYITQSKAQTPFKIVIQSEKPVPEYITKMIADGGYSRAGFEAGKISHATYTKYFAPVKCEWIDASEMIPKLRRTKDAHEIALIREAGRIGREAFGNALKSVHAGMTETEFDILLNAEIKRLGAEKGWAHDDFIVASGERSAMCHAPATGKIFADGESVTVDYGAMYEGYMSDITRNFALGHASDKAREINAILLRAHHEAVKALRPGVKGADVDAVARKVIADSGYGDKFVHGLGHGLGLEVHESPRLSRTSEDTLMAGDVVTVEPGIYIEGFGGLRIEDDYLITEDGCECLTVNDNQSLIII, translated from the coding sequence ATGAACACAGAGATTATCACACAGAGAGTCGAAAAATTACGGGCGTTAATGTCGGAAAAGGGGCTTGACGTTTTCGCGCTTGTTGTTGACGAGAGAGCGAACTCCGAAAGCTGTCATTACATTTCCGGTTTCCGGGGAAGCTCCGCCGGACTCATCATCACAATGAACGACTCAACCCTCATCACAGACGGAAGATATATTACCCAGTCGAAAGCGCAGACCCCGTTCAAGATAGTGATACAGTCAGAAAAGCCAGTCCCGGAATACATCACGAAAATGATTGCTGACGGGGGATATTCGCGGGCTGGATTCGAGGCCGGGAAAATTTCACACGCAACGTACACGAAATATTTTGCCCCGGTAAAATGTGAATGGATTGACGCTTCCGAGATGATACCGAAATTGCGCCGGACTAAGGACGCTCACGAAATCGCGCTAATCCGGGAGGCCGGGCGGATCGGGCGTGAGGCTTTCGGGAACGCGCTGAAGTCTGTCCATGCGGGAATGACTGAGACGGAGTTCGACATTCTGCTTAATGCTGAGATAAAGAGATTGGGCGCGGAAAAAGGCTGGGCGCATGATGATTTTATTGTGGCTTCCGGCGAACGCTCCGCAATGTGCCACGCTCCTGCAACGGGGAAAATTTTTGCTGACGGCGAGTCTGTTACGGTGGACTATGGCGCGATGTATGAGGGATATATGAGCGACATAACGCGGAATTTTGCGCTCGGCCATGCAAGCGACAAGGCGCGGGAAATCAACGCAATATTACTCCGCGCACATCATGAGGCTGTGAAGGCTCTGCGTCCGGGCGTGAAGGGTGCTGATGTTGACGCGGTGGCCCGGAAAGTGATTGCTGACTCCGGCTACGGGGACAAGTTCGTTCACGGACTCGGACATGGATTAGGGCTTGAGGTTCACGAGTCGCCGAGACTTTCGCGAACGTCAGAAGATACACTCATGGCCGGGGATGTTGTTACGGTTGAGCCTGGAATATATATCGAGGGCTTTGGAGGACTCCGAATTGAGGATGACTATCTCATAACGGAAGACGGGTGCGAGTGCCTCACGGTGAATGACAATCAGAGTCTCATCATAATATGA
- a CDS encoding 3-dehydroquinate synthase encodes MADVGRNSQHITYTENTTPSESVKGFQGAFFYAGRNESIHMPANVTANDGHSIRIRRGIISRLGLEILRLTEDLYTEILIVTDEKVSGLYLHKVIMNFQECPKPDGMKLRICELIIDSHERAKNFQTVSKLLDDMAELGLSAKCIVVAIGGGVLCETAGFAAGCYMGGVRLVLVPTTLAAMIEASAWDSAFINLTAGKNLAGMRCRPSLVVCDTDCLSTLSQEEYRSGIAEALKTAIMSGEELFRIFERGNVRDSIEKIIEGCIKYRAGLTREMKSKCLGYALGNAIESLSGYGIHHGLALSQGIGITARASVKQGWCGENTSARIINALTRNNLPSECRSFTAGEISQALLSGRKIPGSGFDLVVPAEIGGCAAVNVPAGELEAVISSGME; translated from the coding sequence TTGGCTGACGTAGGGAGAAATTCACAGCACATCACATACACGGAGAACACAACGCCTTCTGAATCAGTCAAAGGATTTCAGGGGGCGTTTTTTTATGCAGGAAGGAATGAATCAATACACATGCCCGCAAACGTAACAGCCAATGACGGCCACAGCATAAGAATACGCCGGGGAATAATATCCCGCCTCGGCCTCGAAATTCTCAGGCTCACGGAAGATTTATACACCGAAATATTAATCGTTACGGATGAGAAAGTCTCAGGACTATACCTGCACAAGGTGATAATGAACTTCCAGGAATGCCCGAAGCCTGACGGAATGAAGCTGAGAATATGCGAACTCATAATAGACTCCCATGAGCGCGCGAAAAACTTTCAGACGGTCTCAAAGCTCCTCGATGACATGGCCGAGCTTGGACTCTCCGCAAAATGTATAGTCGTAGCCATCGGGGGCGGTGTTCTGTGCGAGACAGCCGGATTCGCCGCGGGGTGCTACATGGGCGGGGTAAGGCTCGTCCTTGTTCCCACGACACTGGCGGCCATGATTGAGGCTTCAGCGTGGGATAGTGCGTTCATCAACCTGACAGCGGGCAAAAATCTCGCCGGAATGCGGTGCCGTCCTTCCCTTGTTGTATGTGATACTGACTGCTTGTCAACACTCTCACAGGAGGAATACCGCTCAGGAATCGCAGAAGCCCTCAAAACTGCAATAATGTCAGGCGAGGAATTATTCAGGATATTCGAGCGGGGAAACGTCCGGGACAGTATAGAGAAAATCATAGAAGGCTGCATAAAATACCGGGCTGGCCTTACGCGTGAAATGAAGTCGAAATGTCTCGGCTATGCTCTTGGGAACGCGATAGAAAGTCTCAGCGGCTACGGGATTCATCACGGCCTCGCATTGTCTCAGGGCATAGGGATAACGGCGCGGGCATCCGTCAAGCAGGGCTGGTGCGGCGAAAACACGTCAGCAAGAATCATTAACGCCCTCACGCGGAACAATCTTCCGTCAGAATGCAGGAGTTTCACGGCGGGCGAAATATCACAGGCGTTATTGAGCGGGCGCAAAATTCCGGGGAGCGGCTTTGATTTAGTTGTTCCTGCTGAAATTGGCGGGTGCGCGGCGGTGAATGTTCCGGCGGGGGAGCTTGAAGCGGTAATTTCATCGGGCATGGAGTGA
- the larE gene encoding ATP-dependent sacrificial sulfur transferase LarE: MTLYNLYGVFSYIDGGNFHVDKLKSLQQYLSSLGSVAVAFSGGVDSTLLLKVAHDTLADRAIAVTVSASFTAGREISEAENFCRDNHIQHIRIHIDMAEIDGFSNNPPDRCYICKREIFTRIITAARENGLSHVVDGSNIDDSGDYRPGMRALREFGVISPLRECGLTKSDIREISRRLNLPSWDKPSSACLASRFVYGEMITPEKLHMVEQSEELLRTMGFRQARVRVHGNIARIEILPDDFTRIIQPDTRAKIYDALKGYGFSYVALDMKGYRTGSMNETLTA, from the coding sequence ATGACCCTGTACAACTTGTACGGGGTTTTTTCGTATATTGATGGGGGGAATTTTCACGTGGACAAACTCAAATCACTTCAGCAGTATTTATCATCACTCGGAAGCGTTGCCGTTGCTTTCTCAGGAGGAGTCGACTCTACATTGCTGCTTAAAGTCGCGCACGACACATTAGCCGACAGGGCAATAGCCGTAACAGTCTCAGCGTCATTCACAGCAGGCCGGGAAATCTCAGAGGCCGAAAATTTCTGCCGGGACAATCACATTCAGCACATCAGGATTCATATCGACATGGCCGAAATCGACGGCTTCAGCAATAATCCCCCGGACAGGTGCTACATCTGCAAGCGCGAAATCTTCACCCGAATCATCACAGCCGCCCGCGAAAATGGACTCTCACACGTCGTTGACGGCTCAAATATCGATGACTCTGGCGACTACCGCCCCGGCATGAGGGCATTGCGTGAGTTTGGAGTCATAAGCCCCCTCCGCGAATGCGGCCTCACAAAATCCGACATCCGAGAAATTTCCCGCCGTCTGAATCTCCCCTCATGGGACAAACCTTCATCCGCCTGCCTCGCGTCAAGATTCGTTTACGGCGAAATGATTACCCCGGAGAAATTGCACATGGTCGAACAGTCTGAGGAGCTTTTGAGGACAATGGGATTCCGTCAGGCAAGAGTCCGCGTTCATGGGAACATCGCAAGGATTGAGATTCTGCCGGACGACTTCACCCGCATAATTCAGCCCGATACACGCGCAAAGATTTATGACGCTCTCAAAGGGTACGGATTTTCATATGTCGCTCTCGATATGAAGGGTTACAGAACTGGGAGCATGAATGAGACTTTGACGGCTTGA
- the lptB gene encoding LPS export ABC transporter ATP-binding protein: MSGINGLTAKDLRKGYSGRLVVGGVSINVDAGEVVGLLGPNGAGKTTSFYMIVGLIRPDSGFVMIDGEDITGLPVYERARRGIGYLPQEASVFRNLTVRENINLVWEETGKRKKAKELTDSLLEQFKITHIADTKGYALSGGERRRVEIARALTLKPKFILLDEPFSGIDPIAVADIQSMIHELKAQGYGILITDHNVRETLSITDRTYLIHDGKIFLSGSPEDVADNELARKFYLGENFEWEGAHHHHEQSQQG, encoded by the coding sequence ATGAGCGGGATTAACGGACTCACAGCAAAAGATCTCCGCAAGGGCTACAGCGGGCGGCTTGTTGTCGGAGGAGTAAGCATTAATGTTGACGCGGGCGAGGTTGTCGGACTCCTCGGCCCGAACGGCGCGGGAAAAACTACATCATTCTACATGATTGTGGGACTCATCCGGCCTGATTCGGGGTTCGTGATGATTGACGGCGAGGATATTACCGGGCTTCCTGTCTACGAGCGGGCGAGGCGCGGAATTGGCTATCTCCCGCAGGAAGCGTCAGTGTTTCGGAATCTCACTGTCAGGGAAAATATCAATCTCGTTTGGGAGGAGACCGGGAAGCGGAAAAAGGCCAAAGAATTAACCGACTCCCTTCTCGAACAGTTCAAGATTACGCACATTGCTGACACAAAAGGCTACGCGCTCTCAGGCGGTGAACGTAGGCGTGTCGAAATTGCAAGGGCATTGACCCTCAAGCCGAAATTCATTCTTCTTGATGAGCCTTTCAGCGGAATTGACCCTATTGCGGTTGCCGATATTCAGTCGATGATTCACGAGCTTAAAGCGCAGGGCTACGGGATATTGATTACAGATCACAATGTGCGCGAGACTCTCTCAATCACTGACCGCACATATCTTATACATGACGGAAAAATATTCCTCTCCGGGTCTCCTGAAGACGTAGCAGACAACGAGCTTGCCCGGAAATTCTATCTCGGCGAGAATTTCGAGTGGGAAGGAGCGCACCATCATCACGAACAATCACAGCAGGGATAA
- a CDS encoding winged helix-turn-helix domain-containing protein: protein MAVPKFFEFFVVLLEALKDGEIHSAKEVKEVIARKMNLSDADISELVPSS from the coding sequence ATGGCCGTGCCGAAATTCTTTGAGTTCTTCGTGGTATTGCTTGAGGCTCTGAAGGACGGCGAAATACATTCAGCAAAAGAAGTGAAAGAAGTAATAGCGCGGAAAATGAATCTCTCTGACGCTGACATATCCGAGTTAGTGCCGAGCAGTTGA